A single region of the Reyranella humidisoli genome encodes:
- a CDS encoding amino acid ABC transporter ATP-binding protein, giving the protein MSSTAPLILADGITKRFGANQVLTRVSLDVSERDVVCVVGPSGSGKTTLLRCLALLEEPSEGRIVMQGVPISTPAPNKQVKAAGRAVRSDIGMVFQHFNLWPHMSVLQNLIEAPIRVKKMPRDEAVAIAEALLKKVDLSDKRDAYPARLSGGQQQRVAIARALAMSPKVLLFDEATSALDPELRREVLAVMRQLAREGMTMLVVTHEMGFARHVGTRTVFMDRGEIVEAAPGSAFFDAPQTERAKRFLQQFEDE; this is encoded by the coding sequence ATGAGCAGCACGGCCCCCCTCATCCTCGCGGACGGCATCACAAAGCGCTTCGGCGCCAACCAGGTACTGACCCGGGTGTCTCTGGACGTTTCCGAGCGCGACGTGGTCTGCGTCGTGGGCCCGTCGGGTTCGGGAAAGACCACGCTGCTGCGCTGCCTCGCCCTGCTCGAGGAGCCGAGCGAGGGCCGCATCGTGATGCAGGGCGTGCCCATTTCGACGCCGGCACCGAACAAGCAGGTCAAGGCGGCCGGGCGCGCCGTGCGGTCCGACATCGGCATGGTGTTCCAGCACTTCAATCTGTGGCCGCACATGTCGGTGCTGCAGAACCTGATCGAAGCGCCGATACGCGTGAAGAAGATGCCCAGGGACGAGGCAGTCGCCATCGCCGAGGCCCTGCTGAAGAAGGTCGACCTGTCCGACAAGCGCGACGCCTATCCCGCGCGCCTCTCCGGCGGCCAGCAGCAGCGCGTGGCAATTGCCCGCGCGCTCGCCATGTCGCCCAAGGTCCTGCTCTTCGACGAGGCAACCAGCGCGCTCGATCCCGAGCTGCGCCGCGAGGTCCTCGCGGTCATGCGCCAGCTTGCTCGCGAGGGCATGACCATGCTGGTCGTCACTCATGAGATGGGATTCGCGCGTCATGTCGGCACGCGCACCGTATTCATGGATCGCGGCGAGATCGTCGAGGCGGCGCCGGGATCTGCGTTCTTCGATGCACCGCAGACGGAGCGCGCCAAGCGCTTCCTGCAGCAGTTCGAGGATGAGTAA
- a CDS encoding adenylate/guanylate cyclase domain-containing protein — protein MIALLNGYFECLAGAVLAHDGEVLKFIGDGLLAVFPYSAFADQRATAAAALAAAESALQAIERLNGDPQAFADIPGWRPLRTGIALHDGEVFFGNVGAPERLDFTVIGRAVNAASRVEAFSKSVGRSIVITEPVMRLLDRPLVPLGEHELRGLAAPISIYGVP, from the coding sequence ATGATCGCCCTGCTGAACGGCTACTTCGAGTGTCTCGCCGGCGCGGTCCTGGCGCATGACGGCGAGGTGCTGAAGTTCATCGGCGACGGGCTTCTGGCGGTGTTTCCCTATTCGGCGTTTGCCGATCAAAGGGCCACAGCCGCGGCGGCGCTGGCGGCGGCGGAGAGCGCGCTTCAGGCGATAGAGCGCCTCAATGGCGATCCGCAGGCTTTCGCGGATATCCCCGGCTGGCGACCCTTGCGAACCGGGATCGCCCTGCACGACGGCGAAGTGTTCTTCGGCAATGTCGGTGCGCCCGAGCGGCTTGATTTCACGGTCATCGGTCGGGCCGTCAATGCCGCCAGCCGCGTCGAGGCGTTCAGCAAGTCGGTAGGGCGCTCCATCGTCATTACGGAGCCCGTGATGCGCCTTCTGGACCGGCCGCTCGTACCGCTGGGTGAGCACGAACTGCGCGGCCTCGCCGCTCCCATCTCGATCTATGGTGTGCCATGA
- a CDS encoding acyl-CoA dehydrogenase family protein codes for MVLSISQNAWKSNRLRVRRTPRILAPMNDLSPIASTPTLPASLAGRAAVAQRSEHIAPDCSGLNFFAIDRSLRDLLGLYMEGPLLAHLTKPLNELGELAGGRLNQLADLADKHPPVLHPRDRFGRDEEWIEVHPAYDEIRRIAFARFGMHAMTHRPGVLGWHDKLPILAKQAFFYLFSQAEFGVLCPVNLTDCTSDLLERYGSEALKARYLDRMLTQDMDRLLYGAQFMTEKIGGSDAGAAELTAVRDGEHWRLYGEKWFCSNADGDVAVLLARPEGAREGSRGLGLFLMPKTLPDGSRNDYRIVRLKDKLGSKSMPSGEIVFSGAVAYQLGAIDRGMKQMLEMVNPSRVSHLTRAAGMMRRCLNESMQVAHHRNAFGRRVIDHPLMRRQLVKMMIKTEQALSALMLTTAMMGRVDDPVAAKVVRILTPIGKYRASRDNIAVATAAMEARGGNGYIEDWPNARLVRDAHLGVIWDGTSSVNALDVIQRAVGKERAHVQLGEALGERLADTRGLPGQFRTRLETTLAQALRFAEEVADTPSKERFSRVAASALYHVTTAVLMAHEGARLGPGGGDARRMMMARFVLEHRLSDRPKLAADGGGWEEAANSALLDEAPLSLDRVSSLLTTWRAGRAPSSQWRSRRAGGKITRHAGGPSRSCAADLSRLGLPAPQDRRRPCRGGRNFVHRRCRKLAVDRRARRRGCPAVLRAVVLAPRRGGPAARSGQPACRDAASPALWLWLELEPRRRAVRRGQGGRGGAGQRCLPAQSAVPRDREGRGFQGPDRRCRTALPADGRTGAAGLRRLCRHPLARGRRLSQRRDGGDEARRWLLRSPVRGTHAAPAAGRASRRAAHCAQDRRQCPGHLSRRGRRRAGAARLDQARCRRADPGHHLGIGPARLHRSRRPSRRPRHDRPAERLLRVSRRRGPGA; via the coding sequence ATGGTGTTGAGTATCAGTCAAAATGCTTGGAAAAGTAATCGTTTGAGAGTGCGCAGGACTCCACGCATCCTCGCCCCCATGAATGACCTTTCTCCCATCGCCTCCACCCCGACGCTTCCGGCCTCGCTCGCCGGGCGCGCGGCCGTTGCCCAACGTTCCGAACACATCGCGCCGGATTGCAGCGGGCTGAACTTCTTTGCGATCGATCGCAGTCTGCGCGACCTGCTCGGTCTCTATATGGAGGGGCCGCTGCTGGCCCATCTGACCAAGCCCCTGAACGAGCTGGGAGAGCTTGCCGGCGGGCGCCTCAACCAGCTCGCCGACCTTGCCGACAAGCATCCGCCGGTGCTGCACCCGCGCGACCGGTTCGGCCGCGACGAGGAGTGGATCGAGGTCCATCCGGCCTACGACGAGATCCGACGCATTGCGTTCGCGCGCTTCGGCATGCATGCCATGACGCATCGGCCTGGCGTACTGGGCTGGCACGACAAGCTGCCGATCCTCGCCAAGCAGGCCTTCTTCTATCTCTTCTCCCAGGCCGAGTTCGGCGTGCTGTGCCCGGTCAACCTGACCGACTGCACGTCCGACCTGCTCGAACGCTACGGCAGCGAGGCGCTGAAGGCGCGCTATCTCGACCGCATGCTGACGCAGGACATGGACCGGCTGCTCTACGGCGCGCAGTTCATGACCGAGAAGATCGGCGGCTCCGACGCGGGCGCCGCCGAGCTGACGGCGGTGCGCGACGGCGAGCACTGGCGACTCTATGGCGAGAAGTGGTTCTGCTCCAACGCCGACGGCGATGTCGCCGTGCTGCTGGCGCGTCCCGAAGGCGCGCGGGAGGGCAGCCGCGGCCTCGGTCTCTTCCTGATGCCGAAGACCCTGCCGGACGGCTCGCGTAACGACTATCGGATCGTGCGGCTGAAGGACAAGCTCGGCAGCAAGTCGATGCCGAGCGGCGAGATCGTCTTCAGCGGCGCCGTCGCCTACCAGCTCGGGGCCATCGATCGCGGCATGAAGCAGATGCTGGAGATGGTCAATCCCAGCCGCGTCTCCCATCTCACGCGCGCCGCTGGCATGATGCGGCGCTGCCTCAACGAATCGATGCAGGTGGCGCATCACCGCAATGCCTTCGGCAGGCGGGTGATCGATCATCCGCTGATGCGCCGCCAGCTCGTGAAGATGATGATCAAGACCGAGCAGGCGCTGTCGGCACTCATGCTGACGACCGCCATGATGGGGCGGGTCGACGACCCGGTGGCTGCGAAGGTGGTGCGCATCCTCACGCCGATCGGCAAGTACCGCGCGTCGCGCGACAATATCGCCGTCGCCACGGCGGCGATGGAGGCGCGCGGCGGCAATGGCTACATCGAGGACTGGCCGAACGCCCGGCTGGTGCGCGACGCCCATCTCGGCGTGATCTGGGACGGCACGTCCAGCGTCAACGCCCTCGACGTCATCCAGCGGGCGGTCGGCAAGGAGCGCGCGCATGTCCAGCTGGGCGAGGCGCTGGGCGAGCGGCTGGCCGATACGCGCGGTCTGCCCGGCCAGTTCCGGACGCGGCTCGAGACGACGCTGGCGCAGGCCCTGCGCTTTGCCGAGGAAGTCGCCGACACGCCGTCGAAGGAGCGCTTCAGCCGGGTCGCTGCGAGTGCGCTCTATCATGTCACCACCGCGGTGCTGATGGCCCACGAAGGCGCCCGTCTCGGCCCAGGCGGCGGCGATGCGCGGCGCATGATGATGGCACGTTTCGTCCTGGAGCATCGGCTGTCGGACCGGCCCAAGCTCGCCGCCGACGGAGGCGGCTGGGAGGAGGCCGCGAACTCGGCGTTGCTCGACGAGGCACCGCTCTCGCTCGACCGGGTATCCTCGCTGCTCACGACCTGGCGGGCAGGGCGCGCGCCATCTTCCCAATGGCGCTCCCGCCGGGCCGGTGGGAAGATCACGCGTCATGCCGGTGGCCCGTCCCGATCCTGCGCCGCGGACTTATCCCGCCTCGGTCTCCCTGCACCGCAGGACAGACGGCGGCCCTGCCGTGGCGGCCGGAACTTCGTCCATCGCCGATGTCGAAAGCTGGCTGTTGACCGACGCGCTCGGCGAAGAGGATGTCCTGCCGTTCTTCGAGCAGTTGTGCTGGCGCCTCGTCGCGGCGGGCCTGCCGCTCGATCGGGCCAGCCTGCATGTCGGGACGCTGCATCCCCAGCTCTATGGCTTTGGCTGGAACTGGAACCGCGTCGACGGGCTGTGCGACGAGGTCAGGGTGGCCGAGGCGGCGCTGGCCAACGATGCCTACCGGCGCAATCCGCTGTTCCACGTGATCGAGAAGGGCGAGGCTTTCAGGGGCCGGACCGGCGATGCCGCACAGCGCTACCCGCTGATGGCCGAACTGGCGCTGCAGGGCTACGTCGACTATGCCGCCATCCCCTTGCGCGCGGGCGGCGCCTATCACAACGCCGCGACGGTGGCGACGAAGCGCGCCGGTGGCTTCTCCGAAGCCCAGTTCGGGGAACTCACGCGGCTCCTGCGGCTGGCCGCGCTTCACGTCGAGCGGCACATTGCGCTCAGGATCGCCGCCAATGTCCTGGACACCTATCTCGGCGCGGCCGCCGGCGGGCGGGTGCTGCGCGGCTCGATCAAGCGCGGTGCCGGCGAGCCGATCCGGGCCATCATCTGGGCATCGGACCTGCGCGGCTTCACCGATCTCGCCGACCGTCTCGACGGCCCCGACATGATCGCCCTGCTGAACGGCTACTTCGAGTGTCTCGCCGGCGCGGTCCTGGCGCATGA
- a CDS encoding LysR family transcriptional regulator: MDVKLLEAFRAVVDHRSMTAAAGAMGVTQPAVSTQIARLEETVGFPLFERANGRLKPTAEGVLFYAEASRVLGEVDRLQAATAQIREGQSGRLVIASHPSAAISLLPNLVAKFLDERPGVSVRLISRHSDVVSQLLPSEGFDIGIAELPIDESQVEVRRYGMRCVAILPPRHPLAACKLLTPQLLAPHPMVMPARSHQVPNRIRGVFSAAGVSLNAVVEAEFFATLCGLVAAGTGWSIVDPLSARGFEHLGLVARPFEPAVTYEIGAFHRRDREPSVLAAAFLDMLDDKLKG, translated from the coding sequence ATGGACGTCAAGCTCCTCGAAGCCTTCCGGGCGGTGGTCGACCATCGCTCCATGACCGCCGCCGCGGGCGCCATGGGCGTGACCCAGCCCGCGGTCAGCACCCAGATCGCCCGCCTTGAAGAGACGGTGGGTTTCCCGTTGTTCGAGCGGGCCAACGGTCGGCTGAAGCCGACGGCCGAGGGCGTGCTGTTCTATGCCGAAGCAAGCCGCGTGCTGGGCGAGGTCGACCGGCTGCAGGCCGCGACGGCGCAGATCCGCGAGGGCCAGTCGGGCCGGCTGGTGATCGCCAGCCATCCTTCGGCCGCGATCTCGCTGCTGCCCAACCTCGTGGCGAAGTTCCTGGACGAGCGGCCGGGCGTGTCGGTGCGGCTGATCTCGCGCCATTCCGATGTCGTGAGCCAGCTCCTGCCGAGCGAAGGCTTCGACATCGGCATCGCCGAACTGCCGATCGACGAGAGCCAGGTCGAGGTCCGGCGCTACGGGATGCGCTGCGTCGCGATCCTGCCGCCGCGCCATCCGCTCGCGGCCTGCAAGCTGCTGACGCCGCAATTGCTCGCGCCGCATCCGATGGTGATGCCGGCGCGCTCGCACCAGGTGCCCAATCGCATCCGCGGCGTCTTCTCGGCGGCCGGCGTGTCCCTCAATGCCGTGGTCGAGGCGGAGTTCTTTGCCACGCTCTGCGGTCTGGTGGCGGCGGGCACCGGCTGGTCGATCGTCGATCCGCTGTCGGCGCGCGGCTTCGAGCATCTCGGGCTGGTGGCGCGGCCGTTCGAGCCGGCCGTCACCTACGAGATCGGTGCCTTCCATCGCCGCGACCGCGAGCCGTCGGTGCTCGCCGCGGCGTTCCTCGACATGCTCGACGACAAGCTGAAAGGGTAA
- a CDS encoding M20/M25/M40 family metallo-hydrolase, with protein MSSKVRTELARKVEGSLDRLIEVTRRLVAVASPNPPSDTFDVAQVAEALLREIPGIEIERVEPEPRIVSLIGRIRGRAPGRRLIFNGHLDTFPLLENLPWTVPPLGGVLKDGKLYGRGVCDMKGGIACSLLAALLLAENRDAWDGEIVLTLAGDEENMGSLGSGYLLKHFPHAAGDANICGDVGSPKVVRFGEKGLMWVEVEATGSPAHGAHVHRGTNAIDRLRTALNCLKQLEDVPFQSPPVVTAAIGKAKPISEPLSGAGEADTLSRVTVNIGTIEGGTSPNLVPTHAIARADIRLPVGITTDVLAAKLDEWLAPLEGVSWKAIRRFEPSFTDPGHEIVTRTARVAAEVLGETPAVNMRVGGSDSRWYRMFDVPTVVLGLTPFNMGGADEHVLVDELLAVARIHTLVAYDFLSAEP; from the coding sequence ATGTCATCCAAAGTCCGTACCGAGCTGGCGCGCAAGGTCGAAGGCTCGCTCGACCGTCTCATCGAGGTGACGCGGCGGCTGGTGGCCGTCGCCTCGCCCAACCCGCCGAGCGACACGTTCGACGTCGCGCAGGTCGCCGAAGCGCTGCTGCGCGAGATTCCCGGCATCGAGATCGAGCGGGTCGAGCCTGAGCCGCGCATCGTCTCGCTGATCGGCCGCATCCGCGGCCGCGCGCCGGGCCGCCGCCTGATCTTCAACGGCCATCTCGACACCTTCCCGCTGCTGGAGAACCTGCCGTGGACCGTGCCGCCGCTGGGCGGCGTGCTGAAGGACGGCAAGCTCTACGGTCGTGGCGTCTGCGACATGAAGGGCGGCATCGCCTGCTCGCTGCTCGCGGCTTTGCTGCTGGCCGAGAATCGCGACGCCTGGGACGGCGAGATCGTGCTGACCCTGGCCGGCGACGAGGAGAACATGGGCTCGCTGGGATCGGGATATCTCCTGAAGCATTTCCCGCACGCCGCCGGCGACGCCAATATCTGCGGCGATGTCGGCTCGCCCAAAGTCGTGCGCTTCGGCGAGAAGGGCCTGATGTGGGTCGAGGTCGAGGCCACCGGATCCCCGGCGCACGGCGCGCACGTCCACAGGGGCACCAACGCCATCGACCGGCTGCGCACCGCGCTCAACTGCCTGAAGCAACTCGAGGACGTCCCCTTCCAGTCGCCCCCGGTCGTCACCGCGGCGATCGGCAAGGCCAAGCCCATTTCCGAACCGCTCTCCGGCGCCGGCGAGGCCGACACGCTGTCGCGGGTCACGGTCAATATCGGCACGATCGAGGGCGGTACCTCGCCCAACCTGGTGCCCACGCACGCCATCGCACGCGCCGACATCCGGCTCCCCGTGGGCATCACGACCGACGTGCTCGCGGCCAAGCTCGACGAGTGGCTGGCGCCGCTCGAGGGCGTGAGCTGGAAGGCGATCCGCCGTTTCGAGCCCTCCTTCACCGACCCCGGCCACGAGATCGTGACGCGCACCGCCCGGGTTGCCGCCGAGGTGCTGGGCGAGACGCCAGCCGTGAACATGCGCGTCGGCGGCTCGGACTCGCGCTGGTATCGCATGTTCGACGTGCCGACCGTGGTGCTCGGCCTGACGCCGTTCAACATGGGCGGGGCCGACGAGCATGTTCTGGTCGACGAGCTGCTGGCCGTTGCCAGGATCCACACGCTAGTGGCCTACGATTTCCTCTCCGCGGAGCCCTGA
- a CDS encoding dienelactone hydrolase family protein, with translation MKRWGVILFVLLFAGPAAAQSVGFPSVTVGSSQAGPEVKGWVYKPSGSGPFPAIILAHSCAGTNAHTDVWGKLLVGWGYLVLAPDSFGPRGTKAVCTTPGFVTPNMRVADIAGALDYLATRPDVVKGKIGIIGHSHGGSTVLRSTQRNFGLAQRGLAAGVAYYPGCNPQFDGGVDVPVLLLAGDKDDWTPADRCRSLVSSLSRTGIVAAVYYPNAYHSFDSRSADRNVPGAAGKQHHLAYDPAAAPDAEARTRAFFAKYLR, from the coding sequence ATGAAACGCTGGGGCGTGATCCTGTTCGTCCTGCTGTTTGCCGGTCCCGCCGCCGCTCAGTCCGTCGGTTTCCCCAGCGTCACCGTCGGCAGCAGCCAGGCGGGGCCCGAGGTGAAGGGCTGGGTCTACAAGCCTTCCGGCAGCGGCCCGTTCCCCGCGATCATCCTGGCCCATAGCTGCGCCGGCACGAACGCCCACACCGACGTCTGGGGCAAGCTGCTCGTGGGCTGGGGCTATCTCGTCCTGGCGCCGGACTCCTTCGGTCCGCGCGGCACCAAGGCGGTGTGCACGACACCGGGCTTCGTGACGCCCAACATGCGCGTGGCAGACATTGCCGGCGCGCTCGACTATCTCGCAACGCGACCGGACGTAGTGAAGGGCAAGATCGGCATCATCGGCCACAGCCATGGCGGCTCGACGGTGCTGCGCTCCACGCAGAGGAATTTCGGGCTGGCGCAGCGGGGTCTCGCCGCGGGCGTCGCCTACTATCCGGGTTGTAACCCGCAGTTCGACGGCGGCGTCGATGTGCCGGTCCTCCTGCTAGCCGGCGACAAGGACGACTGGACGCCGGCCGATCGCTGCCGGTCGCTGGTGTCGAGCCTGTCGCGCACCGGGATCGTCGCCGCGGTCTACTATCCCAACGCCTATCACAGCTTCGATTCCAGGTCCGCCGACCGCAACGTGCCGGGCGCCGCGGGCAAGCAGCACCATCTCGCCTACGACCCCGCCGCCGCTCCTGACGCCGAGGCACGGACGAGGGCGTTCTTCGCGAAGTATCTGCGTTAG
- a CDS encoding arginase family protein, with protein sequence MDRLSDDELFTLPLTFMGVPYGRPGPANKAAILGIPFDCGTNMRIGARGGPDSVRQQSQLMRRFNPTNADFDPATALGLVDCGNVKLTPSKIVDAFERIEQAADRIVEAGAVPITIGGDGSVTVPVARAVGKKYPKMAALHIDSHTDSYPYGSDEKYNSATQFTHVAEEGLVDPEFSWHVGIRSTTYAQGVVPRAMSLGYKVVSIDELIRGGFAQRMAEFRDKVGKRPVYLCFDMDVFDPSCAPGVCTPSWGGLSAREGIDLLRCLTDLNIVAVDVNTVSPPQDVNGMAAHLCSHVIYETLVLLCRQMGLANA encoded by the coding sequence ATGGACCGTCTGTCCGACGACGAACTGTTCACCCTGCCCCTGACCTTCATGGGCGTGCCCTACGGCCGCCCCGGCCCGGCCAACAAGGCCGCGATCCTCGGCATCCCGTTCGACTGCGGCACCAACATGCGCATCGGCGCGCGCGGCGGCCCCGATTCGGTACGCCAGCAGTCGCAGCTCATGCGCCGCTTCAATCCGACCAATGCCGACTTCGATCCCGCGACGGCGCTGGGCCTGGTCGATTGCGGCAACGTCAAGCTGACACCGTCGAAGATCGTCGATGCGTTCGAGCGGATCGAACAGGCCGCCGACCGGATCGTCGAGGCCGGCGCCGTGCCGATCACCATCGGCGGCGACGGCTCGGTCACCGTCCCGGTCGCGCGCGCGGTCGGCAAGAAGTACCCGAAGATGGCGGCGCTCCACATCGATTCGCACACCGATTCCTACCCGTATGGCTCGGACGAGAAGTACAACTCCGCCACCCAGTTCACGCATGTCGCCGAGGAAGGCCTCGTCGATCCGGAATTCTCCTGGCATGTCGGCATCCGCAGCACGACCTACGCGCAGGGCGTCGTGCCGCGCGCCATGAGCCTCGGCTACAAGGTCGTCTCGATCGACGAGCTGATCCGCGGCGGCTTCGCCCAGCGCATGGCGGAGTTCCGCGACAAGGTCGGCAAGCGTCCGGTCTATCTCTGCTTCGACATGGACGTGTTCGATCCGTCCTGCGCGCCGGGCGTCTGCACCCCCTCCTGGGGCGGCCTCAGCGCCCGCGAAGGCATCGACCTGCTGCGCTGCCTCACCGACCTCAACATCGTGGCGGTCGACGTGAACACCGTGAGCCCCCCGCAGGACGTGAACGGCATGGCCGCCCACCTCTGCTCGCACGTGATCTACGAGACTCTCGTGCTGCTCTGCCGGCAGATGGGGCTGGCCAACGCCTAA
- a CDS encoding M28 family peptidase — translation MRLDAGLMGRLAADEALWRDFNDICDCGGRLSGTESEKRAFALLRERVRAASPANSGRSIPVPYNGWQAKSATLKLPGGSFAPCHPLVRTIATPPSGLTAEVIDLGRGTPDEFEAHKAEIAGRIVLVRHELMFAAGTIHRRRKYDMARANGAVGFLIAGPLAGHVVAGSSGRDTGEGIPALGISPETAAKLARRSTGFPTVTIAIETAEGPAETETLVYDYPGQTDEWVVLSAHVDGHDLAESAMDNGTGLAAVLAVARALSPEVAKWRRGLRVMFFSVEEWALTGSAQYVKALGEAERAKIALNVNLDSVAGSPNLAALTSGYAGVEPFLLGVAEANGQSLRTVRPLMTNSDHANFAAGGIPAIRLVAGFDDPNAHLRVVLTPADTRDKVAQSELRQATLLTAALVAAACTVDPAEAARWRMA, via the coding sequence ATGCGTCTCGACGCGGGACTGATGGGCCGCCTCGCGGCCGACGAGGCGCTGTGGCGCGACTTCAACGACATCTGCGACTGCGGCGGGCGTCTCTCCGGCACGGAGAGTGAGAAGCGGGCCTTCGCGCTGCTGCGCGAGCGCGTCCGCGCGGCCTCACCGGCCAATTCCGGGCGGTCGATCCCGGTGCCTTACAATGGCTGGCAGGCGAAGTCGGCTACGCTGAAACTGCCCGGCGGCAGCTTCGCGCCCTGCCATCCGCTGGTCCGCACCATCGCCACGCCGCCGTCGGGCCTCACGGCCGAGGTGATCGATCTCGGCCGTGGCACGCCCGACGAGTTCGAGGCGCACAAGGCCGAGATTGCCGGGCGCATCGTGCTGGTGCGGCACGAGCTGATGTTCGCGGCCGGCACCATTCATCGCCGCCGCAAGTACGACATGGCGCGCGCGAACGGCGCCGTGGGCTTCCTGATCGCCGGGCCGCTGGCCGGTCACGTGGTGGCGGGCTCCTCGGGCCGCGACACGGGCGAGGGCATTCCCGCGCTGGGCATTTCGCCGGAGACGGCGGCGAAGCTGGCGCGCCGTTCGACCGGCTTTCCCACGGTCACGATCGCCATCGAGACCGCGGAGGGGCCGGCCGAGACCGAGACGCTGGTCTACGACTATCCCGGCCAGACCGACGAATGGGTGGTGCTGTCGGCGCATGTCGACGGCCACGACCTCGCCGAGAGCGCGATGGACAACGGCACCGGCCTCGCCGCCGTGCTGGCGGTGGCGCGCGCTTTGTCGCCGGAAGTGGCGAAGTGGCGGCGGGGATTGCGCGTCATGTTCTTCAGTGTCGAGGAATGGGCGCTGACCGGCTCGGCGCAATATGTGAAGGCGCTGGGCGAGGCCGAGCGCGCGAAGATCGCGCTGAACGTCAATCTCGATTCGGTGGCGGGCAGTCCGAACCTCGCGGCACTCACCAGCGGCTATGCCGGCGTCGAGCCGTTCCTGCTGGGGGTGGCGGAAGCCAACGGTCAATCCCTGCGTACCGTGCGGCCGCTGATGACCAATTCCGACCACGCGAACTTTGCTGCGGGTGGCATTCCGGCCATCCGTCTCGTGGCGGGCTTCGACGATCCCAACGCGCATCTACGGGTCGTGCTGACGCCGGCCGATACGCGGGACAAGGTGGCGCAATCGGAGTTGCGGCAGGCCACGCTGCTCACGGCGGCGCTGGTCGCGGCCGCCTGCACCGTCGATCCCGCGGAAGCGGCGCGCTGGCGGATGGCGTAG
- a CDS encoding amino acid ABC transporter permease: MFKYQFRWDTVWGSFDFLMGGLQMTLVISAITLVLAMLGGLIIALLDMSRFRVLRWIGISIGEVVRNTPILVQLLWVYYVLPIVFGVRIEALVALIIGLALYQASFISEVYRSGIQSVPKGHREAAQVLGLTPFQSFNRIVLPQAIRMTLPPLASNFVQLIKFSSLGAVISVSEITRRGMELSATNFRPLETFTFIAVVYFFICWPLAMAIRFWERRLQAR; the protein is encoded by the coding sequence ATGTTCAAATACCAATTCCGCTGGGACACGGTCTGGGGAAGCTTCGACTTCCTGATGGGCGGACTGCAGATGACGCTCGTCATCTCGGCCATCACCCTGGTGCTGGCGATGCTCGGCGGGCTGATCATCGCCCTGCTCGACATGTCGCGCTTCCGCGTGCTGCGCTGGATCGGTATCTCGATCGGCGAGGTGGTGCGCAACACGCCGATCCTGGTCCAGCTCCTGTGGGTCTACTACGTGCTGCCGATCGTGTTCGGCGTGCGCATCGAGGCGCTGGTCGCACTGATCATCGGCCTCGCCCTCTACCAGGCGTCCTTCATCTCCGAGGTCTACCGCTCGGGCATCCAGAGCGTGCCCAAGGGCCATCGCGAAGCGGCCCAGGTGCTGGGCCTGACGCCGTTCCAGTCGTTCAACCGCATCGTGCTGCCGCAGGCGATCCGCATGACCCTGCCGCCGCTCGCCTCCAACTTCGTGCAGCTCATCAAGTTCTCCTCGCTGGGCGCGGTCATCTCGGTGAGCGAGATCACAAGGCGTGGCATGGAGCTTTCGGCGACCAACTTCCGGCCGCTCGAGACCTTCACCTTCATTGCCGTGGTCTACTTCTTCATCTGCTGGCCGCTCGCCATGGCCATCCGCTTCTGGGAACGCAGGCTGCAGGCTCGCTGA
- a CDS encoding ABC transporter substrate-binding protein, whose protein sequence is MGVARILGALALAGTVGAFSITGAEAQQTQSRLYEVTKSKKLRVCQFPLYYSISFRNSKTGEIEGIDADLAKEFAKELDAKLEIVESSFGSFIADLQAGKCEIGMFGVGATMKRGQAVEFSKPYLLTNLYAVTRKDSKIKEWKDIDQKGVKAAVSLGSYMEPFMKGYVKNAEVVSVAPPNTREAELVAQRVDVIITDFPTAIKVTDEFDWATYILPNEKLAITPYAYVVPQGDQIWLNYVNLFVDTIKLDGRLLKYAKKHKLDPIVAP, encoded by the coding sequence ATGGGTGTAGCAAGGATTTTGGGAGCGCTCGCGCTGGCGGGCACGGTTGGCGCATTTTCGATCACGGGCGCCGAGGCACAGCAGACGCAGTCGCGTCTCTACGAGGTGACCAAGAGCAAGAAGCTCCGGGTCTGCCAGTTTCCGCTCTACTATTCGATCTCGTTCCGCAATTCCAAGACGGGCGAGATCGAGGGCATCGATGCCGACCTGGCGAAGGAATTCGCCAAGGAACTCGACGCCAAGCTCGAGATCGTCGAATCGAGCTTCGGCTCGTTCATCGCCGACCTTCAGGCCGGCAAGTGCGAGATCGGCATGTTCGGCGTCGGCGCCACGATGAAGCGCGGCCAGGCCGTCGAATTCTCCAAGCCCTACCTGCTGACCAACCTCTATGCGGTCACGCGCAAGGACAGCAAGATCAAGGAGTGGAAGGACATCGACCAGAAGGGCGTCAAGGCCGCCGTCTCCCTGGGCAGCTACATGGAGCCCTTCATGAAGGGCTATGTGAAGAACGCCGAGGTGGTGTCGGTGGCGCCGCCCAACACACGCGAGGCCGAGCTGGTCGCACAGCGCGTCGACGTCATCATCACCGACTTCCCGACCGCCATCAAAGTGACCGACGAGTTCGACTGGGCGACCTACATCCTGCCCAACGAGAAGCTCGCCATCACGCCGTACGCGTATGTCGTGCCGCAGGGTGACCAGATCTGGCTGAACTACGTCAACCTGTTCGTGGACACGATCAAGCTCGACGGCCGGCTGCTGAAGTACGCCAAGAAGCACAAGCTCGACCCGATCGTCGCGCCATAA